The genomic stretch TATTTTTGAAAGGTTTTGGCATGTGAGTAAAAAGGTTTCTGATACTGCCAAGACACAGTTGTCcttgataaaaaaacaaacaaacacattaacttAATGATTTAGAGAACCTACTCTAGGTTCCACTGACTGACACCAGTGTTCATATCTCATAtcttaaaaaaagggaaacgcCAGGCAAATTCTAGTGAATATGACTCATACAGAGTCTATCTCTAATACTAATATCCGAGAATGCGTACTTCGTCAGATATAGGAagttcaatttttttctttacaaaaacaatcttTAAATTCAATTATAAATCTGGATTTCCCCAAGTAATATTTAGTCCTTAATATTAGGGCTTATGCATGAGTTTGAGTGAGTGTCAGTATAGTTTTTCCTTTATCATTCGAGCAAGGTGTCTTCTATTGGCAGCTGCATCTTCAGATCCACAGCTGATCACTACTCACCATCAGCTGTGAGAAGAGGTCAATGAGGTCTTGAGGGGGGAGCACCACTGAGGTGTTCAGAGGAATCACAAAGCAGGTCCTCAGAGTCAAGTCCAGATATGCCGTCAGCttctactcacacacacaaacacacatgagtGAGGTAATCAGGAATGAATTTAAACCACATGAATCAAAGCGCacaagtactgtatgtaaaggTGTTAAGTTTCCTTTCTCACCCTGTTGAAATCATGGAGGATGTAGGCGGGATCTCCAGGTCTGAAGCGAGGAGGGGGCACACTGATGACGGCCATGCTGTCAGAgatctccacctcctcctccacccgtGGCAGGTAGTACGGCTCgctctctcctccagctccGGCTGACACGTCGTTAAACTGCATCGCGCCGTGATACAGTCTCTGGAGGACACaagaataaaattaaatcaCACTGATCCACAGAACGAAGACAGAAAAGAACGATGGTGCCCAGATATAGCTGGTCagctaaagaaaaaacactctCGGatcttgttatatttttagATATTAGCAGTTTATGGTGAACAAATTCAAATAGTAATTTTGTGATGAAAATCAGCACAAACCAGTTGCCCCAGAAATTTGGTTGTTCATTCTCAGTAGCAAGAAACACTCACAACAAAAGTACATTGTGACTTTCACATGGTGATAAAGTGGGTCTCTGCTTCTGTAACCATGTGTACTTCAACTGGTCTCAGATCTATGCAGCCAGTGGTTTGTCTTTAGCTTCTGCTGTACAACTATCTATGGATGACTGTCTGtcagtcggtccaccactttggtccagactgaaatatctcatcaacTACTGGGTGGATTACCATGACATTCAGTACAGATATTCATAGTCCTCAGAGGTTGTATcctgatgactttggtgaccccccGGACagttcctctagcaccaccatgaggtttaaATTTGCGGATTTGAGTAAAATTTTTCAAAAACCATTGAAATGAtggccatgaaatttggtgcacacattcatgttccccctAGGATGAATCATAGTCACTTTGGTAAttccttaacttttcatctagcaccagcACCAGGTCAAAAATTTaccaacactttggtttatgaccacaTAAACCAAAAACTAATGACTCTCCCATCAGCCTCACCTGTACTCTGTGTTTGGTgataattagaaaatgttagcatgctaagagGCTAatctaagatggtgaacatgttgaATGTGTCGACTAAACATCAGTTAGCACtttcattgtgagcatgttagcatgctggtgtAGCATTATGGCTCAAAGCACTACTAAATACAGGCTAAATATAGCCTCACAGAACTGCTAACATGGCTGTAAACTCTTAGTCTTGAAACATCCTCTTACAAAATTTTTGTCTGAAGGTGTGCAGCCTCAGAGTAAAAATTGTTAAATTTGGCtgcatttaattattttctacCACTAACTGGTAGAAAGTGGAATCGTActtatatgaatatattatatatgttaatatatattgttttatataacaAAAGCAAGACAAACTCATGGTCTTATCATCTTCCTGTAATGACTTATGAAACAACTTCCTGGTGTAATTTACACCtcctgcagagacagagcaaCACTGGTATCCTGTTGTTGCGACCTTTCTCACTACTTGTCGAATATTAGTGTAATAATAGTAGCCTGTGAGGGACACCAAACCAAAATTATGAGCTAAGAGTAACTGGTGTTTATTCTCAGTACAATCTATATTAGCTGTATCACATTACAGGGAGAAATGTGATATGATATTAAAAGGTACATATCAAAATGTTTGCTTAGGCTATAGGAAACGTACTGTTTGTTGCAACAAGACAGAAGACAGAATCTGACGCACTAAAGAAAGAAGAAGCTGAGCCGTCAATACCACGGCATGCATGCAGGATGAGTCTCCTGAGCAAAGCtgaatttcatttgaaatgagGTGTTTACTGTAATAACAGTTCGATAAGATGGTTAAGGCGTTGCTTCAGTTTCATAAGAGAGGAAACCCCTGAACACAGAGACACTATATTGAATGTGAAACTCTCCCACTTGCAACAAAGCAAGATTCAAATAAGTGAAGCCTGCACTTTTTCTGAAGACAGAAATGAGCAAGAGTCAGCACTCGTTTCACACCAAGGCAAGGCGAGAGGGTCCTATCAGCAGTAACAGGCAGCCATAATAATTCTTCCTAAACTCAAATAacccccactccccccccctcccccaccatcCTTCCTGCATGTCTCTGGCCAAAATTAAAGAAGAGAATTCAAAGTAGTTTCAGTACTTTGAATACAACTATGTTTCTCAGGTTACTCCAAACACTTGGCTCTGAGACATTATTTAAACTGTTATGTTTACATGTGGTTGAAATTCAGTTGCTTTAAATCCAACGGCCCAACTATGTTTAAAGGATTTCTTAACTTCTTAAGAAGGCATTTCAAggattgggttttttttttggcattttgcctttataAGACAATATAGATGCAGATATAGACAGGAACCTGCTGCACttaaatgaaatgagaaaatctggCGCATAATGGTGTCCCACGTTTGTCtatatgtatattttgattCTGGACAAGATGCAGTTTAAACATTTCTAAGCAGTTTTTTTAGATTTAAGATACCAAATGTGGTATGCTAATCACCCTTAGCAGGTGCTTATAGTTGTTTAAATCATGTACTGGATCACATCACATCCTCTGTGGTACATAGGGTGTTGCTGTTTGACACAGTTTACACACTTTAATCAGGCAGAAGAACCCACTGTGAGTCTCACGACAATGATACATAGAATACTGACAATGAAcaatatgcacaaacacaagcaaacacacacactcactaaccTTTGGGGTGAAGTATCGATAGAGACATGCTCCCCCCACGATGAGCCCGCTGAGGATGAAGGCGATGCCCAGCAGGGTGAGCAGACAGCGACCTGTGGAGCCCTCTGTGCTCACTGGAGCAGAGGCCAGCTCAGGatcctagacacacacacacacacacacacacacacacacaaacatacatttgtgtttccatcacttaaGGGGACATTACATTAACTAGAGACGTATCCTAGctttaaccataaccactacatgcctaaccctaaccctaaccttaacataaccataaactaacctttaaaccaagtctacaccctaaaattaatgatttatgttgaggggacttgctttttgtcctcataagggaggcaagtccccacaacatgactgtgtaaacagatttacgtccccacaacatgactgtgtaaacagattaacgtccccacaacatgagggatacctggaccacacacacatatgtaatTATACAGTGAATAATTATATTGAATGCACTGAAAATCAACATCATATAAAGCTTTGTCTCAACAATCCTCTTATCCCACTGAATCTTTGGCCTCTGCACAACAGCTGTGCGGAAGATGGGCGGTCCGGCAGTTTGCTGCATCAGGTGCAATATGATTCTCAATCCACTTTGAAAAACGAAACAACACTTCAACCCACAATATAACACGTCTAAACTTGAGGAACGCATGCCGGCCTTCTGAAAATGTGCATGGGTGAAGTCCACggtcacagctgctgcatgaGGCCTGCTAACGGTCTGAAAAACAGACACCGGGACCAGACACTGCGCTGAAGCCCGTTTCCTCACCTTCTCAGCGGCTGGCGCATCTTTTCCTAACGCCTTCTGCGCCAGAGCCGAGTTAAAAGCAATCTTCACCATGTTGGAGTAGAAACGTCGGGTCGGGTTTCTTGTGCGGACAGAAAAAACGGGGGAGACTACCGGTGCTAGACTGCAGGCTccgcggtgtgtgtgtgtgacgcaCTTTGCAACCTCGGCTTTAATAGCGCTTCCGGTGGCTAGAGGAGATTAATAGGACATCCGAAACTGAAACGAAGTTCTCTGTATGTAACCTCAAAACACAACACGTATATAGACAGGGTGCTACTGGTTAGATTATATTAGTCCTGGTTTGACACTGCCCGCAGAAACCACTTACACTCTCATTTATTGCACCGCTTGAGGGTTAATTTTTATCGCTTTggcgccatctagtggccgcaGTTGAAACTATCAACATGTTTCTCTTTCTAGAAAATGTTTCCCATCAGGAAAAATCAGCTTCTATTCATCAGACTGAATTTAATACCACAAGACTTGAACTATTTACACTTTCAGTTACACTTTACCTGCTATGTGCTGTTCAGTACATGACATACAAATGACTCAAACTTGCACTGACTGCACAGTAATGACTTGGAAATAATATGCTGAGTGTATAATGTAGCCTATTCATCTCTATGAATATTCCAGTCTGTAAACTGACTCTAAATATATTCCCTCCTACAGGCTGGGTATTACCTGCCAGCATGTGtgcccactcacacacacagtacacagcCTTCACTGCACTGTGTGGAAACACAGGCCAGTGCCAAGGCCGTACAGTATGTCTGACACATATCCTCAGTCCTCTGGTCTGTGGTGGTCTTCTGCTTCCTCTGCTTTCACTCTCCTGACTCAGTAAGGCTTGTACATATAAGTAAATAAACACTTACTGCTGCACCGGCGCTCTACTTCAACGCAAATCTGTGGCATCTCTCCAGCCTTCTGCACTGCAACTGTACCATAAGCATCTCCTcagtctcacaaacacacacataagcacaccCGCACTCTGCGAGGCTATGATATTTCCTCTGTTAAACAGACAGATTGGACCGGTAATCACCACTGAAAGGCACATAAACAGAGCAGCTGATTTCTGTACCTAACTCCCCCTCTGTGTACCCCCCCCACACAGACTCTCCCAGAAAACCCTAAGTGGTCCTGAAGGCTTGTTTATGGGCTCGTCTTACGCTGTGTTTGATCTGAGAGCTTGCCCACACATGCATGCGTGGACACACACGCagtgagagagaggcagagccAGCATTAGCAGTAATAGCTGAGATGATAAACAAAAGACTTAGATTTAATCCTGAGGGCTTCTCAGCATATCACacacaacagaagaagagaaaaaaggcagAGGAGGGAGCGGGGAGGCGACCACAGAGGGAAACAAGGGATGATTGGGGAGGCAGGTGGGGGTGAAATGGAGTGATTCAGGGGGAGAGTAAAGTGATGActaggaaaaacacagagagagagttaCAGGGAGAGGCAGAGCAATCTGCAGTGTCTGATGCTTGAGTGAGTTTTCCGAGGAGCTGATTAACAGCAGATTAAACTCGCCGTCCGTCCAGTTTACTTCTCAAACTTTCTAACACGCCTGTTAGGTAGAATTTCTGTGCCTCTCAGagtgaaaagagcaaaacatacacaaatgGACACTCATgtttttgtgcacacacacgcagacgcGCATAGGCAGTGGGCGTCATAATGGTGGACAGGCAGGCGTGTATGATGGAGTCTGAATGCCGGTGTTTCCCTGTGGTCTGCAGCAAACGTCCAGTAAAAGCAATGAAAATACACAGGCTACACGCATTTACGCATGCACAtgtatgtacacaaacacacagtctttGCCTGCTCTGTCAGCAAACTGTGAAAGTCTGCAGGGGCATGGCTGGCTTCATAAAGTGTGAGAAAAAATAAGCTCTCATGCATGACATCACCAACTTACAAGCcaacaaaatgtgaacatacacacacacacacacacacacacacacacacacctcatagATTTGTCATCAATTTCAATACCAGACATGTGAAGCCGCAAGTGACAAATGACTTTGTCCCTTTCCCTGATCCCAAGACATACATACAAcgcacgtgcgcacacacacacacacacacagtaatattcccatcacttcagaggacattatattgacttacattcatttcctggagacttaccctaaccttaacataaccttaaattaaccttaactttaaacctaGTCTTCATCCTAAAACTGATGATTTAagttaaggggacttgctttttgtccccataagtgaggcgagtccccacaacatgaggaatacctggtacacacacacacacacacacacacaaaacccaaaAACTGCTATGGTAACAGCTGGCCACAGATTTGCGTTGAACCAAAAAGTTAGACACTGCTCAGTTCTTCATAACGTCACTGACATGTCTTCATGTGGACCCACCATAATCACCATGTGCCTCGAGTGGAGAACATTTAGTGGTCAGacacagagagcgagagagagcgagagagagagagagagagagagagagtaaaaggAAATcatgggagagagaaagagaagagcagATCTCATGGGTAGACATGTGGCTGAGAGCAGTGATGCTGCTTCAAAGCCATTTCAGACACCCCCACCTCCCACCTCCCACCCCCAACACTaccaccaccaaaaaaaaatcagcatgcATCACACTCTGATGATCCTtgccccaccacacacacacttttggcAATCGCATATGGCTTTGAGACAAGGGTGACAAATGAGTCTTTCCTGTGAGTATCAGCTTCTAAAGCTACCTTCGCTCTCCCATAGCACCGCCTGTCTGCGTGTCTCGTACTCTTCATCCTCTCCGCTTGGCTAACCTCGGGGAAATGTAATAATTTCATGCTGAAGGAGCTCTGGTCGTGGTGGTGGTAGGGGAGGGATGTTAAAGCAAAGATCAGGATTAGTTTGAACCAGCTAATTGTAAGTTTGTGCATAAAGTCCTTTCTAAGCTTCAGCTTGGTTCTAACTATTAGCCAGTTTCAAACTTTACTGTATTGTGTTGCATTAACACGGAGGTTAAGAGCATAACTTCCAAAAGTAGCTATGGTTTTTAGGGGGGcaaacaatatataaaaccTAACAGTCATTTATTGAGgctaaaataattttatatgaCCATATTCAAGAAAAATGGGTCTTTTTACTAGACTTGTGACCTAATGTTGCTGCTTGACTGTCCATCTTGCAAAGATGtagtgaaaagaaaagaaggagaatACGCTGGGATGAAAAGACTGAATGAGTGTAGGAGTGAAGGAGAGGACAAAAGTTAggacaggaaacaaggaaaaaaggtggatcacacatgtacagtatatgtgatgAAGGACAACTCAAGGTAAACCATTGGCGCAGGTAGAAAGGGAAGAGTGAAGGAATCAGAAAGGATGAAAGAGTTCAGAGGGATGGACGGATGGAAATGGACGGATGTCTGTTGTGTTCCTGAGAGTTAAACTCTGGGGAAATTACCTCATCATCAGGAGACTGCTCCAGAGCGCTATGCTTCGGCCATGTTGACttagagtacacacacacacacacacacacacacatatacacacacacatatacacacacgcacacaccctcTGCTGAATCGTAGCCAATAGCATCATAGTCTCGTCGAATCACTTCCAGATTAAGTGACGTCACCTCTGTCAGGTTCACAGGAGGAgcagaaagcacacacacacacacacacacacatgcacacacacagcacctttCCACTGGAGGGCGAAACACTGATCTGTATTTTTCCTTCAATTATGACACAGAGGTCGTTTCAAGGCTTTTTAATCTTAGTTCCTTTATTGAACTCAGAGAGAAACTGTCCTCACATCATACAGTGCGGTAAAGCAGTGGACTGACAGACTTAAACTCTTATGGCTGAACGCCACAACGCTGCAGTCCTCCCTGGACTCTAAATGCCCCTAATAAGGTTTTAGTAGCCAACACATGTTAAAGAAGAAACGGAAAGGTCATTAGTTCATATCCCAAGATGAAAGGGAAAATATGGGGAAAGTGacacttctttctctctgcaactACTgttgaggtgcccttgagcaaagcGCCTTACTACCAAATACCCTAAAGGACCGTCTGTAGAGGACTGTGGCTGTAGTGAGCAGGTCccagatgtgaatgtgtgtcagcGTGAGGCTGTTTATAACAAGAAGGCACCCACTGAAT from Thunnus thynnus chromosome 9, fThuThy2.1, whole genome shotgun sequence encodes the following:
- the LOC137189068 gene encoding integral membrane protein 2A-like, encoding MVKIAFNSALAQKALGKDAPAAEKDPELASAPVSTEGSTGRCLLTLLGIAFILSGLIVGGACLYRYFTPKRLYHGAMQFNDVSAGAGGESEPYYLPRVEEEVEISDSMAVISVPPPRFRPGDPAYILHDFNRKLTAYLDLTLRTCFVIPLNTSVVLPPQDLIDLFSQLMSGSYRSYLVHEDLVVTERIDDIKPLGFYIRRLCDGKETYRMQRRASLPGGGIQKRSADDCFTFHHFENKFVTETRICKA